Proteins encoded together in one candidate division KSB1 bacterium window:
- a CDS encoding agmatine deiminase family protein, producing MKKHSIRAIWLGAVFHLMTASLCAQMVDDSGIQLLPRGLAPGERAVAPRTLDYLTTPPAEPVRAVAEWEEVEALMVRWPNSTSWNALWAQFIAPVALDLKIYVICATAGQAISAENYFIAQGVPVDSMEFPVQATNSVWIRDYGPWWAWRENSWDRAIVDWIYNRPRPQDDSIPEWEAREWGHPYYGPNLVFTGGNFMVDGWGRGFCSELVFDENVPTVDTRPELDSVMSAFMNLDTMYTFPRFFGIDHIDMSMKLLNDHTTILNQYPAGNSFNAVMDSCAEILAGITNPWGEAVAVHRVPTPSWSGGVPFTYTNAIFVNNKVLLPIYSRAEDTAALALWDSLLPGYSIHGFDCNTIIPSQGAIHCVVKEVIHRHLIRIEYAPLPAALTTPAQGLIDARVVSLGTLDRDSLQLFFATDAAGPWQTVGFDSSGIEHYAATLPPQLAGGPVYYYVRAKNVEGNWTTMPRYGPDAHYLTRFAAGEPAGPQHLVANRSGDDLTLSWDAVTQDVNGIPIAGVEYDVYGSLTLGSIVQAGNLLTTTSSPTALLVGEAIGASTLRYFQVVARLP from the coding sequence ATGAAGAAACACAGTATCAGAGCGATCTGGCTTGGAGCGGTATTCCATTTGATGACTGCGTCGTTGTGCGCTCAGATGGTCGACGATTCAGGAATTCAGCTCTTGCCGCGCGGGTTAGCTCCCGGTGAGCGAGCGGTGGCGCCTCGTACGCTGGACTATTTGACGACGCCTCCGGCGGAGCCGGTGCGCGCGGTGGCGGAATGGGAAGAGGTGGAAGCGCTGATGGTGCGTTGGCCGAATAGCACGTCGTGGAACGCGCTGTGGGCGCAGTTCATCGCGCCGGTGGCGCTGGATCTCAAAATCTATGTCATCTGCGCAACTGCCGGGCAGGCCATCTCCGCGGAGAACTACTTCATCGCGCAGGGCGTACCGGTTGACTCGATGGAGTTTCCGGTACAGGCGACGAACTCGGTTTGGATTCGGGATTACGGTCCGTGGTGGGCATGGCGCGAGAATTCGTGGGACCGCGCGATCGTGGACTGGATTTACAACCGGCCACGACCGCAGGATGATTCGATTCCGGAGTGGGAGGCGCGGGAATGGGGTCATCCCTACTACGGACCGAATCTGGTGTTTACGGGCGGCAATTTCATGGTGGACGGTTGGGGTCGGGGGTTTTGCAGCGAGCTGGTGTTCGATGAGAACGTACCCACGGTCGATACGCGGCCCGAATTGGACAGTGTGATGAGTGCCTTCATGAATTTGGACACGATGTACACGTTTCCGCGCTTCTTCGGCATCGATCACATCGACATGTCGATGAAGCTGCTCAACGATCATACAACGATCTTGAACCAGTACCCTGCCGGTAATTCCTTCAATGCGGTGATGGACAGTTGCGCGGAGATTCTGGCGGGGATCACGAATCCGTGGGGCGAGGCGGTCGCGGTGCATCGCGTACCGACGCCGTCGTGGAGCGGCGGGGTTCCGTTCACGTACACGAACGCGATCTTCGTGAACAACAAGGTGTTGCTGCCGATCTACAGCCGCGCGGAAGACACGGCGGCGCTGGCGCTCTGGGACTCGTTGCTGCCGGGCTATTCGATTCACGGATTCGACTGCAACACGATCATTCCGTCACAGGGCGCGATTCACTGCGTGGTGAAGGAGGTCATTCACCGTCATCTGATTCGCATTGAGTATGCGCCGCTGCCCGCCGCGCTGACGACTCCGGCGCAGGGGTTGATTGACGCGCGCGTGGTGTCGCTGGGAACACTGGATCGGGACTCCCTACAACTATTCTTCGCCACCGACGCGGCGGGACCGTGGCAGACCGTGGGGTTCGATTCCAGCGGAATCGAGCACTATGCGGCGACCCTGCCCCCACAGTTGGCGGGTGGTCCGGTGTACTACTACGTGCGCGCGAAGAATGTGGAGGGGAATTGGACGACGATGCCGCGTTACGGACCGGACGCGCACTATCTGACGCGGTTCGCGGCGGGCGAACCGGCGGGGCCGCAGCATTTGGTCGCGAATCGCAGCGGCGATGATCTGACGCTATCCTGGGATGCGGTCACGCAGGACGTAAACGGCATACCGATCGCCGGCGTTGAGTATGATGTTTACGGTTCGCTCACATTGGGCTCGATTGTGCAGGCGGGAAATCTGCTGACGACCACGAGTTCTCCCACCGCCCTGCTCGTGGGCGAGGCGATCGGCGCATCGACTCTTCGCTACTTTCAGGTCGTCGCGCGATTGCCTTAA
- a CDS encoding right-handed parallel beta-helix repeat-containing protein has translation MRSLSSGRWAFLPAALCLLVAVLPPSVALAFVRNVPADHATIVEAMAASQPEDTILVDRGLYPELIRFPEHRLTLMSHYELSGDSADIYGTVIDGNSFANQDTATLITMDTLCVDGNVVSGFTLTGGHGTRFPYFGEWKTTWGVFHVVDNSPVIKHNIMRENSCSFHLVGLFMHSSVLFRANRIEDNHFEGDLISVDNWAWSEPSRIEDNAFKPNPESESAIGPCIEIGAGTTCEIKNCMFEGLVFAGVVVLVSFGRDLVVEGCTIASCHATDPFFGALFMIDEDDVTLRDNVFRDNLVYGTGSILCSDGRNLFNLIVEGNTFENMTVLGGEHGWVGEGCFHTQFYRGRFENNIFRNCKGPSSGVGAFVQNSNPLVFEHNLIEACSTTYGFDTPCGGILRYNSENIVGHYNIFRNNFPGAVGSNNPHPAQPMDFTMNYWGDPSGPYEPDSNSAGLGDRIGSDVLFRPWAEDTVFAVGRSRPPAWIPSSTSVSVYPNPFNNSATLTVQVGLPGEYAITLTSVTGQRVRNAWKGTVVTSRDVRIDLADAASGVYFATVQAGLDNRPLATAKLVLMK, from the coding sequence TGGTCGCCGTTCTTCCCCCGAGCGTTGCCCTGGCCTTCGTCCGCAATGTCCCCGCCGACCATGCCACCATCGTGGAAGCTATGGCGGCCTCCCAACCGGAGGACACCATACTCGTAGATCGCGGTCTGTATCCTGAGTTGATTCGCTTCCCGGAGCACCGCCTGACCTTGATGAGCCACTACGAGCTTTCCGGCGATTCTGCGGATATCTACGGAACCGTGATCGACGGAAACTCCTTTGCCAACCAGGATACCGCTACGCTCATCACAATGGACACCCTTTGTGTCGATGGGAATGTCGTGTCCGGATTCACGCTGACCGGCGGCCATGGCACGCGTTTTCCGTACTTCGGGGAGTGGAAGACAACCTGGGGCGTGTTCCACGTGGTGGACAACTCCCCCGTGATCAAGCACAACATCATGCGCGAAAACTCATGTAGCTTTCACCTCGTCGGCTTGTTCATGCACAGCTCAGTACTATTTCGCGCGAATCGAATCGAGGACAATCACTTTGAAGGCGATCTAATCTCGGTTGACAATTGGGCGTGGAGCGAACCATCCCGGATCGAAGACAATGCCTTCAAGCCTAACCCCGAGTCAGAGTCCGCGATTGGGCCATGCATCGAAATCGGTGCGGGTACGACGTGCGAGATTAAGAACTGCATGTTCGAGGGGCTCGTGTTCGCGGGCGTTGTCGTGCTCGTTAGCTTTGGCCGTGACCTGGTCGTTGAAGGATGTACGATCGCGAGCTGTCACGCAACGGACCCGTTCTTCGGGGCGTTATTCATGATTGATGAAGACGATGTCACCCTCCGCGATAACGTCTTTCGGGACAATCTGGTGTACGGAACAGGGTCCATCTTGTGCAGCGACGGCCGGAATCTGTTCAACTTGATTGTCGAGGGAAACACCTTCGAGAATATGACCGTGCTCGGCGGTGAGCACGGGTGGGTCGGCGAGGGTTGCTTCCATACCCAGTTCTATCGCGGACGCTTCGAGAACAACATCTTCCGCAACTGCAAAGGGCCGTCGAGTGGTGTCGGCGCTTTCGTGCAGAATTCGAATCCGCTCGTCTTTGAACACAACCTGATCGAAGCCTGCAGCACGACCTACGGCTTCGACACCCCGTGCGGCGGGATCCTCCGCTACAATAGCGAGAACATCGTCGGACACTACAACATCTTTCGCAACAACTTCCCCGGCGCCGTCGGCTCCAACAACCCTCATCCGGCGCAGCCCATGGACTTTACCATGAACTATTGGGGCGATCCCTCCGGTCCGTACGAACCCGACAGCAACTCCGCTGGCCTCGGTGACCGCATCGGGAGTGACGTCCTGTTTCGACCTTGGGCGGAAGACACGGTGTTTGCGGTTGGGCGCTCCCGACCGCCGGCATGGATTCCGTCCTCCACGTCCGTGTCCGTTTACCCGAATCCATTCAATAACTCCGCAACACTAACCGTGCAAGTGGGGCTGCCGGGCGAATACGCGATCACGTTGACGTCGGTGACGGGCCAACGGGTGAGAAATGCGTGGAAAGGGACGGTCGTCACGAGCAGGGACGTTCGAATTGATCTTGCGGATGCTGCTTCCGGTGTTTATTTCGCGACCGTTCAAGCCGGTCTTGACAATCGCCCCCTCGCGACCGCGAAGCTTGTGCTGATGAAATAG
- a CDS encoding T9SS type A sorting domain-containing protein produces the protein MSRLVILRGRVVSAVGIIAFVAGSGYAHTLRVPSEFATIQEAFVALTDRDTVLVETGTYAEALVAPPLQFVLCGQVDPDTGEYPRPVIDPSALSGSDTVACLYLPAGSQVSILDFRFVNRRQMYPRRIGMLCPGGIAYATGEPIVARRCIFDSTYGGIDYTTPNLHTPVTIAHCVFRNVTNGCAVAQGRLQATDCRVEGHCVGGMRGLDSSFIENCSFSGLTELGWVGLYRSENVLRNCSFGPGTCLQSPVHVYTLGRTVVENCGFNGLGIAGPSFEIVARTAALIAVQSNHWRHNFVSQGSAIPITITDEVEASNPRVLFENNSMDSCEGALPGATDVKGLHLYTLHTSVELRRNRFSAISPASAAVVAVDTLGNLHLLRENTFCMNSYAVFAAHESLDATLNYWGDATGPYNLSENPAGLGDEVRGNVSFDPWYPDTSFRDAGEPDIPLPRASSLLVFPNPFNSETRIRFSAPEADIYQIEIFDLLGRRIADVFHGPVIHTRDISFNAGQLSSGIYFLRAKHAVQNRPLLTQKLVLLK, from the coding sequence ATGTCCCGCCTGGTAATATTGCGCGGAAGAGTTGTCAGCGCAGTTGGCATCATTGCCTTCGTCGCGGGCTCCGGGTACGCGCATACCTTGCGGGTGCCCTCCGAATTCGCTACGATTCAAGAAGCATTCGTGGCACTGACTGATCGTGACACGGTGCTGGTCGAGACCGGGACGTATGCGGAGGCGCTGGTTGCGCCTCCGCTTCAGTTTGTGCTGTGCGGGCAGGTTGATCCGGACACCGGCGAATATCCGCGCCCAGTGATTGACCCGTCCGCCCTGTCCGGGTCCGACACCGTGGCATGCCTTTATCTACCAGCAGGAAGCCAGGTTTCGATACTGGATTTCCGCTTTGTTAACCGCCGCCAGATGTACCCACGTCGCATCGGGATGTTATGTCCGGGCGGGATCGCCTACGCGACAGGCGAGCCAATTGTGGCCCGTCGATGCATCTTCGATTCCACTTATGGCGGCATCGACTACACGACCCCCAATCTTCATACTCCGGTCACCATCGCGCATTGTGTGTTCCGCAACGTCACCAATGGGTGCGCCGTTGCACAAGGCCGCTTACAGGCGACAGATTGTAGAGTGGAAGGCCATTGCGTGGGAGGAATGCGCGGGCTGGATAGTTCCTTCATCGAGAACTGTAGTTTCAGTGGCCTGACCGAGCTCGGCTGGGTTGGTCTCTATCGCTCCGAAAACGTGCTGCGAAATTGCAGCTTCGGCCCGGGAACATGTTTGCAGTCTCCGGTCCATGTGTACACGCTTGGACGGACGGTCGTGGAGAACTGCGGGTTCAACGGGTTGGGGATCGCGGGACCGTCATTTGAAATCGTTGCCCGGACCGCGGCGCTGATCGCGGTACAATCCAATCACTGGCGACACAATTTTGTCTCCCAGGGTTCCGCCATCCCGATTACGATCACCGATGAAGTCGAAGCGTCCAATCCGCGCGTACTGTTTGAGAATAACTCTATGGACAGTTGTGAGGGAGCGCTACCGGGAGCAACCGACGTCAAAGGCCTGCATCTATATACACTTCACACTTCCGTGGAGCTGCGACGAAATCGATTTAGCGCTATCTCCCCGGCTTCAGCGGCTGTGGTGGCTGTCGATACGCTCGGTAATTTGCATCTGCTGCGTGAAAACACATTCTGCATGAACTCCTACGCTGTGTTTGCCGCTCACGAGAGCTTGGACGCGACTCTGAATTATTGGGGTGACGCAACTGGACCGTACAATCTGAGCGAGAACCCGGCAGGTTTGGGAGACGAAGTGCGGGGTAATGTGAGCTTCGACCCGTGGTATCCCGATACGAGTTTTCGCGATGCCGGTGAGCCGGATATTCCGCTGCCCAGAGCAAGCTCGCTGCTCGTCTTCCCCAATCCCTTCAATTCCGAAACGCGCATCCGCTTCAGCGCACCGGAAGCCGATATCTATCAAATCGAAATCTTCGATCTCCTAGGCCGCCGCATCGCCGACGTCTTCCACGGCCCCGTGATCCACACCCGCGACATCTCTTTCAATGCCGGCCAGCTCAGCAGCGGCATCTATTTTCTACGCGCCAAGCACGCAGTTCAAAATCGTCCGTTGCTCACACAGAAACTCGTGCTGCTGAAATAG